A genomic stretch from Alphaproteobacteria bacterium includes:
- the putA gene encoding bifunctional proline dehydrogenase/L-glutamate gamma-semialdehyde dehydrogenase PutA: protein MKPKLKSTKSLKEEDTLYSDSPPSSYPFARPSRFNHFYRLEESEVVAYLLNQIQQTPEQSLQIKQEAYRLVEGVRASKVSSFSIENFLQTYALNSQEGLVLMCLAEALLRVPDTATKTRLIRDKIGSIDWMNHTSQSGKQKTTLFAKLTNFGLATAEQLMNWGLEKKGFMDAIGNLTRRLSEPVIRKSIAQAMKILGYQFVMGETITDALKRSKSSDNKAYLYSYDMLGEAACTKEDAQRYYQSYAQAIEKIGQTKAEGSIFSQPSISIKLSALHPRYDLTQIRRIREELFPQVLCLAKLAKEKGIGLTIDAEESERLDLSLEVIEYMSGHEDLRGWNGLGIAVQAYQKRSPLLIDYLIEMAKKDQRRLCVRLVKGAYWDAEIKRAQEKGLKGYSVFTRKVFTDVSYQVCAQKMLAAPDAIYPQFATHNARTVATILELAKPTHEFELQRLHGMGESLFSQIMKRMSPAIPCRIYAPVGEYQDLLAYLVRRLLENGANTSFVHKIYSPSVPIETLVADPVEETRSLNIIPHPQIPLPLDLLQPQRQNALGIDFYDLADIQDFYAKNEAHLASIPQGILWNSSPLVGSKKIEPGKTTQRQNPAINSQILGRAGEATVELANQAMTIANDAFENWSTTTAEFRAEALDRLGDLFESHREALMSLLIYEGGKTVPDALSEVREAADFCRYYASEARRLMKSPFPLPGPTGETNELTLHGRGVFVCISPWNFPLAIFIGQVAAALAAGNCVIAKPAHQTPLVACQAIKLAYQAGIPKEVLHFLPGSGSLLGAELIADLRTAGVAFTGSTAVAQAIAKTLLGRRNAPIVPLIAETGGMNAMIVDSSALLEQVVQDVIISSFQSAGQRCSALRLVYIQEEIGDAFLKMLKGAMAELSVGDPSLLSTDVGPVIDHEARKALQAYEVSLQNRARLVYKVELDKTHQEGSFFSPQVWELTDGSHMVEEVFGPILHVVRFKSTDLDKVINQINATGYGLTLGIHSRIDETIQLVRKKARVGNLYVNRSMIGAVVGVQPFGGEGLSGTGPKAGGPHYLLRFTVERTFCQDTTASGGNATLLANLD, encoded by the coding sequence ATGAAACCAAAGCTTAAGAGCACAAAATCTCTTAAAGAGGAGGATACTCTTTACTCTGATTCACCCCCTAGTTCTTACCCTTTTGCACGGCCTTCTCGCTTTAATCATTTTTATCGTCTTGAAGAATCAGAAGTCGTTGCTTACCTTTTAAATCAAATTCAGCAAACTCCAGAACAATCTTTGCAGATTAAGCAGGAAGCGTACAGATTGGTCGAAGGCGTTCGAGCAAGTAAAGTGTCAAGTTTTAGTATTGAGAATTTTCTTCAAACCTATGCGTTAAATAGTCAAGAGGGTCTTGTGTTAATGTGTTTGGCAGAAGCCTTGTTGCGCGTACCAGATACGGCAACAAAGACTCGCCTGATTCGAGATAAGATTGGATCTATAGATTGGATGAATCATACCTCTCAAAGCGGCAAACAGAAAACAACACTATTTGCAAAACTCACCAACTTTGGTCTGGCGACGGCCGAACAACTAATGAATTGGGGATTAGAAAAAAAGGGTTTTATGGACGCTATCGGTAACTTGACTCGACGATTAAGTGAGCCTGTCATCCGCAAGAGCATTGCCCAAGCCATGAAAATTCTTGGTTATCAGTTTGTTATGGGAGAAACCATTACGGATGCCTTGAAGCGCTCAAAGTCTTCTGATAATAAAGCATATCTTTATTCCTATGACATGTTAGGTGAAGCGGCTTGTACAAAAGAAGATGCACAGCGCTATTATCAATCTTATGCTCAAGCTATTGAAAAAATTGGCCAAACAAAAGCAGAAGGTTCTATTTTTTCTCAACCGAGTATTTCTATTAAGCTTTCAGCTCTTCATCCAAGATATGATCTGACTCAAATTAGGCGTATTCGCGAAGAACTATTTCCTCAAGTTTTATGTCTTGCAAAACTCGCTAAAGAGAAGGGGATAGGCCTCACAATTGATGCAGAAGAATCTGAAAGATTAGATTTATCTCTAGAAGTTATTGAGTATATGTCTGGCCATGAGGATTTAAGGGGGTGGAATGGATTAGGAATAGCGGTACAAGCCTATCAAAAGCGTTCTCCTCTGCTGATTGATTATCTTATTGAAATGGCCAAAAAAGACCAACGACGTTTATGTGTTCGCTTGGTAAAGGGAGCCTATTGGGATGCTGAAATTAAGCGAGCGCAAGAAAAAGGGTTGAAAGGCTATTCTGTTTTTACCCGAAAAGTTTTTACAGATGTTTCCTACCAGGTATGTGCTCAAAAAATGCTGGCAGCACCCGATGCTATTTATCCGCAGTTTGCAACTCATAATGCACGTACGGTTGCGACGATTTTAGAGCTGGCTAAACCTACCCATGAATTTGAACTCCAACGCCTTCATGGAATGGGTGAGTCGCTTTTCAGCCAAATTATGAAACGAATGTCACCTGCCATTCCTTGTCGTATCTATGCACCTGTTGGGGAATATCAAGATTTATTGGCATATCTTGTACGGCGGTTGCTTGAAAATGGGGCAAATACATCTTTTGTCCATAAGATTTATAGTCCATCTGTACCCATTGAGACTTTGGTTGCTGATCCTGTAGAAGAAACGCGGAGTCTTAATATTATTCCACACCCACAGATTCCACTTCCCTTAGATTTGTTGCAACCTCAACGGCAGAATGCGCTGGGTATTGATTTTTATGACCTAGCAGATATTCAAGATTTTTATGCTAAAAATGAAGCTCACTTAGCGAGTATCCCTCAAGGGATTCTTTGGAATTCTTCCCCGCTTGTGGGGTCAAAGAAGATTGAACCAGGTAAGACTACTCAGAGACAAAATCCAGCGATAAATTCTCAAATTTTGGGCCGAGCGGGTGAGGCAACAGTTGAGTTGGCCAATCAAGCCATGACGATTGCTAATGATGCTTTTGAGAATTGGAGTACAACGACTGCAGAATTTCGGGCAGAAGCGTTAGATCGCTTAGGAGATCTTTTTGAAAGTCACCGAGAAGCATTGATGTCGTTATTGATATATGAGGGTGGAAAAACAGTTCCTGACGCTTTATCAGAAGTTCGGGAAGCCGCTGATTTTTGTCGATACTATGCGAGTGAAGCGCGACGATTAATGAAATCTCCTTTTCCCCTTCCAGGTCCGACTGGGGAAACCAATGAATTAACTCTTCATGGGCGGGGAGTATTTGTATGCATTAGTCCCTGGAATTTCCCCTTGGCAATTTTTATAGGGCAAGTTGCGGCTGCATTGGCTGCAGGAAATTGTGTAATTGCCAAACCTGCCCATCAAACACCTCTAGTTGCTTGCCAGGCTATTAAATTAGCTTATCAAGCGGGAATACCAAAGGAGGTTTTGCATTTTCTACCAGGTTCGGGAAGCCTTTTAGGCGCAGAACTTATTGCAGATTTACGTACAGCTGGTGTTGCGTTTACTGGCTCAACAGCTGTGGCTCAGGCAATTGCAAAAACACTTCTTGGCCGCCGCAATGCGCCTATTGTTCCCTTAATTGCTGAAACAGGGGGGATGAATGCAATGATTGTTGATTCCTCCGCTTTACTAGAACAAGTGGTTCAAGATGTTATCATTTCCTCATTTCAAAGTGCAGGCCAGCGTTGTTCCGCTTTACGCTTGGTTTATATTCAAGAAGAAATTGGGGATGCATTTTTAAAAATGCTTAAAGGTGCCATGGCAGAACTTTCTGTTGGAGATCCAAGTCTATTGTCCACAGATGTGGGCCCTGTCATTGATCATGAAGCCCGTAAAGCTTTGCAAGCCTATGAAGTCAGTCTTCAGAATAGAGCACGGCTCGTTTATAAAGTGGAATTGGATAAGACTCATCAAGAGGGCAGCTTCTTTTCCCCTCAAGTCTGGGAGTTAACAGATGGTTCTCATATGGTTGAGGAAGTATTTGGCCCTATATTACATGTTGTGCGATTCAAGAGTACAGATTTAGATAAGGTTATTAATCAAATTAATGCAACGGGTTATGGATTAACCTTGGGCATCCACAGTCGTATTGATGAAACCATTCAGCTTGTTCGCAAAAAAGCGAGAGTTGGGAATCTGTATGTTAATCGTAGCATGATAGGAGCCGTGGTTGGTGTGCAGCCTTTCGGTGGAGAAGGGCTTTCGGGAACAGGCCCTAAGGCAGGGGGGCCTCATTATCTCCTCAGATTTACAGTTGAGCGGACATTTTGTCAGGACACAACAGCCTCTGGTGGGAATGCAACCTTGCTAGCGAATTTAGACTGA
- a CDS encoding response regulator transcription factor: protein MRVLLIEDDSATAKTLQTMLRSEGFVCDTTDLGEDGLEIGKLYEYDLIVLDLILPDMDGYEVLRRLRAAQIKTPILIVSGLVEIDDKVRGLGFGADDYLTKPFNKAEVLARIHAIIRRSRGHSESIIRTGRLSVNLQHRTASVDDKPLHLTGKEYAIVELLSLRKGTTLTKEMFLNHLYGGMDEPELKIIDVFICKLRRKLAEALNGEDYIETVWGRGYVLRELTSDEAKRVEKSAVTTAGIAPNLQEREVVKTVSNFG, encoded by the coding sequence ATGAGAGTACTATTAATCGAAGATGATTCCGCTACAGCAAAAACATTGCAAACGATGCTTCGCTCAGAAGGATTTGTTTGTGATACAACAGATCTAGGGGAAGATGGCCTAGAAATTGGTAAACTATATGAGTATGACCTTATTGTTCTGGACCTAATTTTACCCGACATGGACGGTTATGAAGTTTTGCGTCGCTTACGAGCAGCTCAAATTAAAACTCCTATATTAATTGTATCTGGCCTAGTTGAAATTGATGATAAAGTTCGTGGCCTTGGGTTTGGTGCGGATGACTATTTGACAAAGCCATTTAATAAAGCAGAAGTGCTAGCCCGTATTCATGCTATTATTCGTCGCTCGCGGGGCCATTCAGAGTCTATTATTCGCACCGGTCGGTTGAGTGTGAACTTGCAACATCGCACCGCCAGCGTTGATGACAAACCTCTTCATCTGACAGGTAAGGAATATGCCATAGTTGAGTTGTTATCTTTACGTAAAGGCACAACGCTTACAAAAGAAATGTTTTTAAATCACCTTTACGGTGGAATGGATGAACCTGAATTGAAGATTATCGATGTATTTATATGTAAACTTCGTCGCAAGTTGGCTGAAGCCTTAAATGGGGAGGATTATATCGAAACAGTTTGGGGCCGGGGATATGTCCTTAGAGAATTGACATCCGATGAAGCCAAGCGCGTTGAAAAGAGCGCAGTAACGACCGCCGGTATTGCTCCGAACCTTCAAGAGAGAGAAGTTGTAAAAACAGTTTCGAATTTTGGCTAG
- a CDS encoding tyrosine--tRNA ligase yields the protein MKSEFLQIIQSRGFFHQATDIETLDTLMSTKSITGYIGFDMTADSLHVGSLVQIMMLRWLQKTGHRPLILLGGGTSKVGDPSGKEAARQMLDNAAIQNNTIGIRKSFEPFIDMNQAIMLNNDTWLSTLNYIEFLRDYGRHFSVNRMLAFDSVKLRLEREQNLSFLEFNYMILQGYDFLELFRRHDCVLQMGGSDQWGNIVNGIELTRRCLSQHVYGLTSPLITTSSGAKMGKTSSGAVWLNTDRLSAYDYWQFWRNTEDADVGRYLRLFTELPLDEINRLEALQGAEINDAKKILADHTTGLAHGNECLTNIHDTTASLYENQSGSLDSLPTFEISSTDVNKNMLIIDLLTLSGLAASRGEARRLIQGNGARLNDRPILDESQKIIPELFQDGILKLSAGKKRHVVIKYNE from the coding sequence ATGAAATCAGAATTTTTGCAAATTATTCAATCCCGCGGTTTTTTCCATCAAGCAACAGACATCGAAACCCTTGACACGCTTATGTCAACCAAAAGTATCACAGGATATATCGGATTTGACATGACAGCAGACAGTCTTCATGTGGGTAGTTTGGTGCAAATTATGATGTTACGCTGGTTGCAAAAAACCGGCCATCGCCCCTTAATCTTACTGGGAGGAGGCACAAGTAAAGTTGGCGACCCTTCCGGTAAAGAGGCAGCTCGCCAAATGTTGGACAATGCGGCCATCCAAAATAACACCATAGGTATTCGAAAATCTTTTGAACCATTTATTGATATGAATCAGGCCATCATGCTCAATAACGATACCTGGCTCAGTACGCTCAATTATATCGAGTTCTTAAGGGATTATGGTCGACACTTTTCCGTAAATCGAATGCTGGCTTTTGATAGTGTGAAGTTGCGCCTAGAACGAGAACAAAATTTAAGCTTTCTAGAATTTAATTATATGATTTTACAAGGATATGATTTTCTTGAATTGTTCCGTCGTCATGACTGTGTCCTTCAAATGGGCGGATCTGATCAATGGGGAAATATTGTCAATGGAATTGAACTGACACGCCGATGTTTAAGTCAACATGTCTATGGACTGACTTCACCCCTTATAACAACTTCAAGTGGAGCAAAAATGGGTAAGACATCTAGTGGTGCTGTTTGGCTCAACACAGATCGCTTGTCCGCCTATGATTATTGGCAATTTTGGCGGAATACGGAAGACGCCGATGTGGGTCGCTACTTACGACTCTTTACGGAACTTCCTCTCGATGAGATTAACCGACTGGAAGCCCTTCAAGGGGCAGAAATTAATGATGCTAAGAAAATTTTGGCTGATCACACCACTGGTCTTGCTCATGGAAATGAATGTTTAACAAACATACATGATACCACAGCCAGTTTGTATGAAAATCAATCTGGCTCTCTTGATAGTCTCCCTACTTTTGAGATTTCCTCAACAGACGTTAACAAAAATATGCTGATCATTGATCTCTTGACTCTGTCAGGATTAGCAGCCAGTAGAGGGGAAGCTCGACGCCTTATTCAGGGTAATGGAGCTCGTTTGAATGATAGGCCAATTTTAGACGAATCTCAAAAAATTATCCCAGAGCTTTTCCAGGACGGAATTTTAAAGTTGTCAGCCGGGAAAAAAAGGCATGTGGTGATAAAATATAATGAATAA
- a CDS encoding anhydro-N-acetylmuramic acid kinase yields MWSLGLMSGTSLDGVDVAWLQTDGTTIKKIGEGLMVPYPMPLREKIRSILGQNVMTLEVKSIERELTLFQAQIVKEAQKIQSFDVIGFHGQTIFHAPPFTRQIGDGELLAKEVGVDVIYDFRSQDMKQGGQGAPLVPIFHRALIETEVPIAIVNVGGVANMTWMQKDWPLIACDTGPGGALLDDWTLKTIGLPYDENGLLSSQGKVNEACVQQWLAQAYFAKSYPKSLDRNDFNGLIKDIEIMSPADGAATLVELTARSIIHALTQMPALPQKLYVTGGGRRNLHLMQRLRALASYSVDSVEDLGWDGDLLEAFAFAYLAVRVKAGLPTSFPTTTGVNQPVSGGKLVEGWRKPSEE; encoded by the coding sequence ATTTGGTCCTTAGGATTAATGAGTGGTACGTCATTAGACGGCGTCGATGTTGCGTGGTTGCAGACAGATGGCACGACGATAAAAAAAATAGGCGAGGGACTTATGGTCCCCTATCCAATGCCTTTGCGAGAAAAAATTCGCTCAATTCTTGGGCAAAATGTCATGACTCTTGAGGTCAAATCTATTGAACGGGAATTGACTCTTTTTCAAGCTCAGATCGTAAAAGAGGCCCAAAAAATCCAGTCTTTTGATGTCATTGGATTTCATGGTCAGACAATATTTCATGCTCCCCCTTTTACACGACAAATTGGTGACGGAGAACTTCTCGCAAAAGAAGTGGGAGTTGATGTTATTTATGATTTTCGTTCGCAAGATATGAAGCAAGGCGGTCAAGGAGCCCCATTGGTTCCCATTTTTCACAGAGCCCTCATCGAAACTGAAGTTCCCATAGCTATTGTTAATGTGGGCGGTGTGGCAAATATGACATGGATGCAAAAAGATTGGCCCTTAATCGCTTGTGATACAGGTCCAGGGGGGGCCTTGTTGGATGATTGGACATTAAAGACTATCGGACTGCCGTATGATGAAAATGGTCTATTAAGTTCCCAAGGAAAGGTAAATGAAGCTTGCGTTCAGCAGTGGCTTGCACAGGCTTATTTTGCTAAATCATATCCTAAGTCATTAGATCGAAATGATTTTAACGGCCTTATTAAGGATATTGAAATCATGTCTCCCGCTGATGGAGCGGCAACACTCGTGGAATTAACGGCCAGAAGTATTATCCATGCATTAACTCAAATGCCTGCATTGCCCCAAAAATTGTATGTGACTGGGGGAGGGCGGCGGAATTTACATTTAATGCAGCGCTTACGAGCGCTTGCTTCTTATTCTGTTGATAGTGTGGAAGACCTAGGTTGGGATGGAGATTTATTGGAAGCCTTCGCATTTGCTTATCTGGCGGTTCGTGTAAAAGCGGGTTTGCCCACAAGTTTTCCAACCACAACGGGTGTTAATCAGCCAGTAAGTGGGGGGAAGTTGGTAGAAGGTTGGAGAAAGCCAAGTGAGGAATAA
- a CDS encoding uridine kinase, with translation MTTLIIGISGISGAGKTTVTQALSKVLNATAVFWDDFDEISTSPDDYVAWHNSGQGYETWDYPTLATTLDTLKKGNCVIHPVLNNELFPTKYIIFDAPLGRFHQQTGHFIDTWIHIDTPLDVALARRTLRDFKKDPRTVNHVLEDLQYYLDHSRPLFFDTAEKTAADFVVDGTLSIEKQIRSIRNFIGK, from the coding sequence ATGACAACTCTGATTATCGGAATAAGTGGAATCTCCGGGGCTGGGAAAACAACAGTCACTCAAGCTCTGTCAAAAGTTCTAAACGCAACAGCTGTTTTTTGGGATGATTTTGACGAAATTTCTACAAGTCCAGATGATTATGTTGCTTGGCATAACAGTGGGCAGGGATATGAAACTTGGGATTATCCAACTTTAGCTACAACTTTAGATACCTTAAAGAAGGGGAATTGTGTAATCCACCCTGTATTAAATAACGAATTATTCCCCACAAAGTATATTATTTTTGATGCGCCTTTAGGTCGCTTTCACCAACAAACAGGTCATTTCATCGATACATGGATTCATATTGATACGCCCTTAGATGTTGCACTTGCACGACGCACTTTACGAGATTTTAAAAAAGATCCTCGAACGGTAAACCATGTTCTTGAAGATCTTCAATATTATCTTGATCATTCTCGTCCTTTATTCTTTGATACTGCCGAGAAAACGGCTGCGGATTTTGTCGTGGATGGCACATTAAGTATTGAGAAGCAGATAAGATCTATTCGAAATTTTATAGGCAAGTAA
- a CDS encoding ATP-dependent 6-phosphofructokinase has product MIKKIGVLTSGGDCAGLNAAIRAITYRAIQTYGWHVIGIHNGTTGLIVRPLDYQELTLTTCNSMMMRSGGTMLGSTNKNDPFSFPDSRGNRTDRSQDFIDGYNELGLDALIGIGGDGSMRILRQLAQQGNLNLVTIPKTIDNDLGHTESAVGYPTAVEVATEALDRLQPTAASHKRVMILEVMGRDAGHIALSAGIAGGADIILIPEIPYTLEKITHKISSLADLGKTFALIIVAEAVKTEDGSPVIQANEGTRARYGGISSYLAEKITESTGAEVRAMALGHVQRGGQPCAQDRILASAFGVHAVDLISQGKFDRMVAWHNRQVEDVPIEDAINQFQEVDIHGAMVRTARGLGIFLGD; this is encoded by the coding sequence TTGATTAAAAAAATTGGTGTTTTAACCAGTGGGGGAGATTGCGCGGGGTTAAATGCGGCCATTCGCGCTATTACCTATCGGGCAATTCAAACTTATGGTTGGCATGTGATCGGTATTCATAATGGTACGACAGGATTAATTGTTCGACCACTAGATTACCAAGAATTGACTCTGACTACCTGCAACAGCATGATGATGCGCAGTGGCGGCACGATGCTAGGAAGCACAAATAAAAACGACCCTTTTAGCTTCCCAGATAGCCGTGGCAATCGCACCGATCGTTCTCAAGATTTCATAGATGGGTACAACGAACTAGGTCTTGATGCTTTAATCGGGATTGGGGGGGATGGAAGCATGCGGATCCTGCGGCAACTGGCTCAGCAGGGAAATTTGAATCTCGTGACCATTCCTAAAACCATTGATAATGACTTAGGCCATACGGAAAGTGCAGTTGGCTATCCAACAGCTGTTGAGGTTGCAACGGAAGCTTTAGACCGTCTTCAACCCACAGCGGCTAGCCATAAACGCGTTATGATTCTTGAGGTAATGGGGCGGGACGCGGGGCATATTGCTTTAAGTGCCGGCATTGCGGGTGGTGCAGATATTATTCTTATACCTGAAATTCCTTATACCTTAGAGAAAATTACCCATAAAATTTCATCTCTTGCTGATTTAGGAAAAACTTTTGCCCTTATTATTGTTGCAGAAGCCGTGAAAACTGAAGATGGTAGCCCTGTTATCCAAGCCAATGAAGGCACGAGGGCTCGCTATGGGGGTATTTCATCGTATTTGGCAGAAAAAATTACAGAATCCACAGGGGCTGAAGTTCGAGCGATGGCTTTGGGTCATGTACAACGTGGCGGGCAGCCGTGTGCCCAAGATCGCATTCTCGCATCAGCGTTTGGTGTACATGCTGTGGATTTAATTTCGCAAGGAAAATTTGATCGAATGGTGGCATGGCATAATCGGCAGGTCGAAGATGTACCCATCGAAGATGCGATCAATCAGTTTCAAGAGGTTGATATCCACGGTGCTATGG